Within Octopus bimaculoides isolate UCB-OBI-ISO-001 chromosome 20, ASM119413v2, whole genome shotgun sequence, the genomic segment TAACAAATTTGCATTATTCAGACTTTTGTTCAAAGGCCAAAAACCACGTAAActtaaacacagatacacacttacaaatacaggcacgcttacacacacacgcgcgcgcgcgcgcgcgatcacatgcatacacgctcAATTAATTCTTCGTTGAACTCATGGCTCACTCTTACCATGCTGACATTCCCTGTAACTCACTTGCTCGGATCTCACAAGCTATTCACCTTCGCAGCCTCCATCAGATTGATTTCTCCGATGCTGCTTATTTCTCGGCCAACTCCTTTACCATTGTAAGaggagtgttgaaaagttcctggctttacgGGTCCCTcgaaagacctggctggaggcccaatcttctgagttttttaattttttctcagGGCTTAAATATAAGCCCTGTAAGcccattgcaataagtgtgtaactctgagaggggaatatgttggataaaatcatagttaactgatcctcttgtatttcttttacccaaagccaggaacttttcagcgcccctTCGTAGCTGTTCAGGATCATACTCCAACAGCGATCACAAGCTATGATTCCTACCTGTTCTGCATGACTGCCAAAGAGAATCTCTCGTGTATTTCCTACTTCGCCGGACATTTCAACATCGTAACGATTAACCTTGATGTTCTGGCTGCTTTCCCtagctacatatatacttaatggCCATTTCGACCGTATAACCTTAAATTTTAACAATTGGGTCTTTTGGGTCGTCTTGGGATAATAGTTCCTCTTTATTCCAAGCAATCTCCTCATTCGCAACCTCTCGTATTAGCGTCCCCATACATATATTCTCAGCATTTCTGACgctgacatttgcccaaggtgccacgcagtggaactgaacccgaaatcatggggttgggatgcaagcttcttaccacacatccacatttGGTTCATGCTTCAGCACTATCCCATTTGAGGCGAAGCTCGATTTATCCCATACTCCTCAGTCACTGAAAGGAGTAGCGTGAATCAGGACTCGGTTCCTTcttctaaaaataacaatatcgATTAATTGTCCAGCAATGCCTCTGCCATGTATTGGTTTCGATTATTTCTCCTAGGTAGTCAACCATACACATCTATCGCGAACATTACTGACTCACTGTTTAGCCATCTTGTACACATTACATTTCTGAGCTTCGTGACACAAAACATCAACAATTCTTTTATTTNNNNNNNNNNNNNNNNNNNNNNNNNNNNNNNNNNNNNNNNNNNNNNNNNNNNNNNNNNNNNNNNNNNNNNNNNNNNNNNNNNNNNNNNNNNNNNNNNNNNNNNNNNNNNNNNNNNNNNNNNNNNNNNNNNNNNNNNNNNNNNNNNNNNNNNNNNNNNNNNNNNNNNNNNNNNNNNNNNNNNNNNNNNNNNNNNNNNNNNNNNNNNNNNNNNNNNNNNNNNNNNNNNNNNNNNNNNNNNNNNNNNNNNNNNNNNNNNNNNNNNNNNNNNNNNNNNNNNNNNNNNNNNNNNNNNNNNNNNNNNNNNNNNNNNNNNNNNNNNNNNNNNNNNNNNNNNNNNNNNNNNNNNNNNNNNNNNNNNNNNNNNNNNNNNNNNNNNNNNNNNNNNNNNNNNNNNNNNNNNNNNNNNNNNNNNNNNNNNNNNNNNNNNNNNNNNNNNNNNNNNNNNNNNNNNNNNNNNNNNNNNNNNNNNNNNNNNNNNNNNNNNNNNNNNNNNNNNNNNNNNNNNNNNNNNNNNNNNNNNNNNNNNNNNNNNNNNNNNNNNNNNNNNNNNNNNNNNNNNNNNNNNNNNNNNNNNNNNNNNNNNNNNNNNNNNNNNNNNNNNNNNNNNNNNNNNNNNNNNNNNNNNNNNNNNNNNNNNNNNNNNNNNNNNNNNNNNNNNNNNNNNNNNNNNNNNNNNNNNNNNNNNNNNNNNNNNNNNNNNNNNNNNNNNNNNNNNNNNNNNNNNNNNNNNNNNNNNNNNNNNNNNNNNNNNNNNNNNNNNNNNNNNNNNNNNNNNNNNNNNNNNNNNNNNNNNNNNNNNNNNNNNNNNNNNNNNNNNNNNNNNNNNNNNNNNNNNNNNNNNNNNNNNNNNNNNNNNNNNNNNNNNNNNNNNNNNNNNNNNNNNNNNNNNNNNNNNNNNNNNNNNNNNNNNNNNNNNNNNNNNNNNNNNNNNNNNNNNNNNNNNNNNNNNNNNNNNNNNNNNNNNNNNNNNNNNNNNNNNNNNNNNNNNNNNNNNNNNNNNNNNNNNNNNNNNNNNNNNNNNNNNNNNNNNNNNNNNNNNNNNNNNNNNNNNNNNNNNNNNNNNNNNNNNNNNNNNNNNNNNNNNNNNNNNNNNNNNNNNNNNNNNNNNNNNNNNNNNNNNNNNNNNNNNNNNNNNNNNNNNNNNNNNNNNNNNNNNNNNNNNNNNNNNNNNNNNNNNNNNNNNNNNNNNNNNNNNNNNNNNNNNNNNNNNNNNNNNNNNNNNNNNNNNNNNNNNNNNNNNNNNNNNNNNNtgacatttgcccaaggtgccacgcagtggaactgaacccgaaatcatggggttgggatgcaagcttcttaccacatatccaCATTTGGTTCATGCTTCAGCACTATCCCATTTGAGACGAAGCTCGATTTATCCCATACTCTTCAGTCACTGAAAGGAGTAGCGTGAATCAGGACTCGGTTCCTTcttctaaaaataacaatatcgATTAATTGTCCAGCAATGCCTCTGCCATGTATTGGTTTCGATTATTTCTCCTAGGTAGTCAaccatacacatctatctatctatctatctatctatctatctatctatctatctatctatctatctatcttacacaTATGCGACATGCACGCGCGTGTAAACATATGAATATTTTGGCACGGATATATATTCTCATAGATAGAACAACCACACATGCGTATGCACTGAGTTGTGGAAAAAAAGCATAGACAGGTTACTGTATAGAGTTGATCGGACACAGTTCCACACTCAGGATGCACAAATTAACACCTTTATACAGACGTGATGCAAATAAACATCTCGCTATAGAGACAATGAAATTGCACGAGTgcaaaatagacacacacacacacattacatgtatacgcacacacacacaatgattaaCTAAAACATTTGTTAAATTGTCCCTCATTTTgttatacacaaacgtatatatatatatatatatatatatatatatatatatacacacacgcatatatgtatatgtatgtatacgcgtgattattatatacatatatatatatatatatatatattatataatacattatatgtatatattatataataatacagtatataagatatattatatttagtatttatatttaatacgtATGTCTCACGTATATCGAAAATaaattacacacgcgcgcgcacacacacatatctatagaaatatgtctgtctgtctgtctctctaaatatatgaaaatatgcgtAAGAGTATGTTGATGCTTGTGTTGTTATTATCGTCGTCATTACGTATATAACATTACTTTTATTCCACCTCATCTTCAGTGCatgtttgtcatttttctttctttttcattcattctaaTTTTCTATTAGTCCCGCGCTATTGTACCAAcactagaagtagtagtagtagtcgtagcagcagcagcagcagcagcagcagtagtattagcaCCAGCATCACCATTCAGGCAGCATCACTATTATTTGATTACGTTTTGAGTGGAGTGGAGGTGGAGTAGGTGTTCTGTGATTGTTTTCGCTGCTCTTGGCGTCGTTGTTGATGCTGAAGCTTTTGATCCCGAGACTGNNNNNNNNNNNNNNNNNNNNNNNNATAATGCTGTTTGTTGCTTACTTCATGTTTACTAAGAAGTTTGAttgcaaataacacacacacaaccacacgcgttggtgcatctatctatctatctatctatctatctaaatatttattctaatacAACAATGTtcttgatagtgacttcgaagtttcggccagctaagtcaTCGTCGGACTAGATATCTGGGTGTAGGctatgattttatataaataacagcacacacgcaggcacacatacgcgtacttacataaacacactacTTGGCTCCTGGGGTACCTTTAGCGGAATCCACTATGTGACAAGCATTTGGACCAGATTTCCAGGATGTCTTTCCTTCTcaatccctcctcctcctccacatcagtCTCAGAAACATTTTAAAGGACCATAAGGGTATTGCTTTACCTCCTGgctaaaaacacaaaaatacgtacatccatccaaaaagtatataaataatatatatttaaataatatatatttatatattttttaaagtatatatatatatatttatacgtacataaattattatatatatataaagtatatagcacattctttctctctacaaGCATTAGTTtagtgagttcgagtccacagctaaccacctacacttttttctgcaaaataggggcagtttatcctgttcaagctatattattagcattatcctgcgattgagaatttaaaaatcacttctttaactttaattatattatttttaaaaagatatttaggCAGTGTCTCAAGCCTCAGGCTTTTATTAATCAGAGTGGAAATTATTGGGGTTACACCGTATCAATAGCAACTCATGAAAACACTATCGTTATATTCAACAAGACTATCAAAATGGATATCATGTGGATCTGTTTCTTTGTTCTCTTCGTTTTCTGCTGCTTGTTTCTGCTTCTGTTTTTCTATTACGACCTAAAAGAGTTCTGTGTTAAACCGAAAGAAAGGTCGCTTAGTTTCGCTTCCGGTTCCTACCTGTGCGACTGGACCTCGTCAGCCGGTGTAAGGGGAATGGTATCAAGTGCAGCATCGACACCGACACACAAGgaccctcatcaccaccatcaccatgctTCAACCCATCATTACCGAAATCAATTCTCTTCGGATTATTCTAGCGAGCGCTTCGCCCCGCAGGAAGCAGATCCTGGAAAATGTCGGCATGAATATCGAAGTTGTGCCGTCAACTTTTGAAGAGAACTTGGACCAAAGTGCTTTCCCGACGCCGGCTGATTATGCGAAAGCAACGGCTCGGGGTAAAGCCATTGAAGTAGCACGTCGACTGGGAGTCTCAGAAAAGCAAAGTGGAGACTCCGTTAAACCCCCTCCGGATATTGTTATCGGAGCGGACACGATTATAACTGTGGGTGATAAGATCTATGGTAAACCGAAGGACCGAGAAGATGCTAAGAATACCTTGACAAATTTGTCTGGCAAGTAAGTACATACAATTCTTCCATACTTGTTCTGCACCGGGACGTGCACGTGAATGTAAAACATTCGTTGTCCAAATAAGTATCTgtttatacactcactcacatatatatctatgggtactacaacatatacatacatatatataaatacatatatatacacgcatatatatatatatatatatatatatatatatataNNNNNNNNNNGTGTGTGTGTACGGCTATTCGTCGCTGCGATTACATTACACGAGATACCACGTCCGGCAAGTGCCCGTATGTCGCTGGTTgttctgactcttatttctagcaattactGGTGTTCATTAGCACCctcagtcactttagtgacgtctatacTTGTACCTTTTGGTTATAAATTGCGAATAAGCCATcttgataatttatatatatatatattcacatgttcatataatgatatctagCAAACGTATTGGTAAGATAAAACACGTAATCGttaccaaaatatcaaaaattcgtCCACAAAGGTCTATAGTAGACTCCTTAtgaatcgatctccttggttatatatcaaaaaatttaaataagagcttttcgctaatatccatttatattaaagtttattaagtaataatatatatatattcgtggtgTAAGCAGGTAAATGATAATATCCACGTAGAGTACATTATTTTCTCGAGGTTTACGCTTACCTCTCGATTGATGGGACGNNNNNNNNNNNNNNNNNNNNNNNNNNNNNNNNNNNNNNNNNNNNNNNNNNNNNNNNNNNTAAGACATGAACAGAGCAGTGTCAGGTTTCAAGTCGTTTCTACAGAAGaaagtacagaaatatataaatttagcagATTTCACCACATAGTACAAATCCCATATCCTTTCATTTCACATCGGATTTTAGACACTAGATTTGGCCTGAGCACTTattgtgtatacttatatgtctttttaacatttacatatatatatattcgtggtgTAAGCAGGTAAATGATAATATCCACGTAGAGTACATTATTTTCTCGAGGTTTACGCTTACCTCTCGATTGATGGGACGAGAAAAGCGTGAAAGTTACGCTGTGTCATGTCCTAACGTTCTTTTAGAAATCTGTTGCCGTGTAGTTTATatgagaaatattaaaagaagatGAATTTCTGCCATGAGGTTTATAATATTCTGCGCTGTTAACATCATTttataggcatgactgtgtggtttacaagtttgctttgcaaccacgtggtttcggtttcaaccccattgcgtggcaccatgggcatgATACTTCGTCTGTCGTGCTGAGCAGATCAATGCCAAGTACCTTGCAGGTTAATTTGACAGACGGAAATTGTGcggaagcccgtcatgtgtaaatcccattgtgtatgtgtgtgtgtgtgtttgaatgtttgcGTTTGTCACCGCTGGACAAccggtattagtttgtttacgttccatgcaacttagtgattcagcaaaagaggccgatagactaagtaccagactaagttggtgttaggaagggcatccagctgtaaaaaccctgccaaaacagacacagaaggctTCTGTCTGGCTAGccccttgtcaaaccatccaacccatgtcagcatgggagatggacgtaaacacaccagcattagttgtcaagggatgttggggggacaaacaggcacacaagcatacacacacacacacacacacacacacacacacacacacacacacacatatatatatataataatataattaatatatagatatatgcatatatccatacatatatgtacacacctacatctgcgacaggctttcagtttctgtctaccaaatccattcacaaagctttgattggccccaggctatagtagaagacacttgcccaaggtgccatgcagtgggactgaacctggaaacatgtggctggtaagcaagctacttaccacacagctactcttagaattttaaaatgttttttgttacttgtttcaaactgaggcaccatcttgaagaatttttagttgaatgacccaatcccagtactattttttttttttatgactggtACTCACtctgttggtcttttttgccacactgctaagttacaggaatgtaaacaaaccaacactggttgtcaagtggtggtggtggtggtggacaaagacacacaaaaagatacacacaGTCATTTCTGTcacctaagtgaccaagtcagtagcaNNNNNNNNNNNNNNNNNNNNNNNNNNNN encodes:
- the LOC106877458 gene encoding probable bifunctional dTTP/UTP pyrophosphatase/methyltransferase protein, whose amino-acid sequence is MLQPIITEINSLRIILASASPRRKQILENVGMNIEVVPSTFEENLDQSAFPTPADYAKATARGKAIEVARRLGVSEKQSGDSVKPPPDIVIGADTIITVGDKIYGKPKDREDAKNTLTNLSGKSHMAVTGLVIVAPGSWKVGKLFVEDTKPPLCVFECHEITKVFMTDLAPEIMNSYLDSGEFNGRAGAYSIQGLAGSFIEAVDGDFYNVVGLPLHRFCRELLHICMTKQE